The genomic window TTGTTCCCCAGCTACTCTCATTTTTTCCCTATAGTTTCCAAAATGAATTCGTTTCAAGTGGCACTGACATAGTAATTTGAGTTTAAAAAAGTCACTGGAGCTCATTAGCATAATTTCAAATTTTCTGCCAATTCACCCCTATGAACATATCAAACATACAGACATCCCACTTCTGGATAATGTCAACATCAAAACTAATAGGCTAATTTGTCTCTCTCACTTGTGTGACTTGACTGTAACAAAACAGAGTAAACCAAGACAAGAACCTGCAGGTTTTTCGGACCACAACCTGGACATGTTTCTGAACAACGGAAGAGAAGAATGCGCCAGACATCATGGTGGCAAAATgacctttgctttcctttgctttctataGAAGGTGTAAAGTCCAAAGTTTCCTCACAGAATTACTTCTTGCATAATTCACATTTCATATTGTTAAATTTTATAAGCAAGTCTCTTTGGAATCGCATCCATTTAAGTTAAAGCTTTTGTTGTGAGGTTGATGGCTGCAATGCCACCTGTCAGTAAAGGCAGCACAGCCAAATGTGTTTATATACAATAGAAGTGctcattaataaaataaaggtgCATCCAGGACCACTTACAAGTTTGAGCTATCATAAAAAAGCTTTACTGatactattttaaatgaaagtttgTAAATAAGACGATAGGAAGGAAAAGTAACAGaagtaacaaaaaggaaaattaacagtAGAAAGACACAGATACAGAGGGTATAAACCTCTGGAAAATAATACACTTTTGAGGGATGCTGACTGCAAAAGATTCTGGCTGTGAGGAAGAACATTGGAAAGTATCTGGACCAAATAAGTAAGCTAATTCCAGGTATGGCTTACTCTCTGTTGTCACTACTTTTTCTTTGTAGTATTTCAGAGCATGTACTTAGAATTTAAAGTCTTCCTGGAGTTGTcatattaaataaataagcagAATTATCCACCTGTCACTTAGTAGTGGTAAATGGTATTTGCTGTGACAAGGTAAGTGAACAGCAAGACATCCCAAGGCCACATACCCGAAGGACATTCAGCTGGTCCCGTTCAGGCACCTGATTTCTCTTGCTGGGGTTTCACATTTAGCGCCAGTACTGTTTCAACTACCTGCTGTGGCCCTTGCCCATCTCTCCCACTTCTCCCCTATTATGCCAGCACACCTGTTTATGTGGCTGTGTGGTTAACTAAATTGGGAAAATaatcagacttaaaaaaaaaaagattagaggGTGGATTATTTTTGCTACATGAGCTCCATGATCCTGTTTGTGATGTAGCTACGCTAGCATAGAAAATGCATGTGGGGGCAGGAAAAATGACCAGAGATAAGTGCTctttaagctgctgctgctgttgttgctaaAGATGTGAATGTAGACCAAGTGTCTGAGTGGGAGTATAGGCACCTGAACACCTTTTCACTCTTACCTCAGAGCTGCTAAAAGCCTAGCTGATGAAACACTTGCTTAAAAATAGCTTGAATATTGCACTCACTTATTGGTGGTCAGATCAAAAGCTTCAACGGATGCAGTAAGGCCTTCTTCAGTGACACCACCTGCAATGACAATCTTGCCTTTATGGATAGCTGTTCCAAACATAGAGCGAGCCACTTTCATTGGAGCCAGGTCTCTCCAGTCTCCTTTCTTGGGATTGTATACAAATAGTCTATTAGTGCATttcctggggaggaaaaagaaaaaccgtGATCATTTCTAACAAACTTTTGGCTTGTTCTAAGTGAGACCTAGTTGAGGTGGACTGTGTAGTGTGTAATACCTCTTTCTTCTCCATGAGACCCTTTCTTGTATCTAATCTGGGAACTTTTGCATGTCTACAAAGCACTAATCACATCCATAGAACTAAATCAAATGTTAAATGCTGCTTACACAGGGCAGCAATTTCACTGTACCTTAGAGGAGAAAGACAACGTCCTTTCCCAGCATATTCTTTTCAGAGGGGTTTGTGGAGGAATGTATGACAAAGGTTATAAAAGAAAGATTATGCTGCTGTTCTGgctgacttgacaagcttgtatcTATCTTAACTGTCCCCTgtacaaacactgaaaaattaccaCCACATGCTCAGTGTGAGTGAAAACCTTTATTTTCCTAATGTTATACCCATTAAGGTGTAACAAGCATCACCGGtcagaaaacttgaaaaactgACACAGTAATTCCATGGCACCTAAGTATTTCTGTCTGGAAGGAAATAATACTTTCAGTGAGGGTCCTCACAGCTATATGTTACTAATGTGTCTGCAAGGTAAGTAAAATTTGCCTTGGAAATAAGTATGGTCATTAAAATAACTACTTGGGATTACAATTTATATGCAATTTTACCTTATCATGAAAAAGATATTCTATATACCATAATGTGTTCCCCTCTGTCAAATTGTTAGCAACCTTAATCCAGAGATATCAAAAAGGAAAACCCTGATTTCTGAGTGTGAGGACATATAATCTATAAAGGACCAACCAAATAATGTTATGAATTGTCATGAAAAGACTTAAAGACTCACTTATCATCAGTTTTTCCACCAAGACAATATATCAATCCATTGTTTGAGACAGTAGCATGGCCATATACTTTGATGGGTAGTTTTTTGATCTCACCCCATTTCATGGCCCTGGAACAAGAATAATACCACCGTTATGCTCTTTCAACTAACAATGAGCTATTTACGTGTCCTCGGTGGGCATAATTAAATTTTAAACGTACACAGGATCATAGCACAATACTGAATCTAGAGACTCCTCAGTGCGAAGGTCCTTGCCAGCAATCACATAGATCTTGTTGTCTGACTCCCCCAGCCCGAAGAGACACCTGGCTGATGGCAGTGGAGGAAGGGCAACCCACTCACCAGCGACGCTATCCAGCTGAAAGAGCATCAGAACAGGAAGTGTTAAGAAAGGCAAACAGTAAAAATCCACACAACGAACGTTGTTCCACAAAATTAACCTAATTGCACTCAGTGTCTCTCAACAGCTCGTCTGCTTGCCTGAACAACCTACCCTTCCCTCAGTGCAGCTAACGAATGACTTCTACCCACCCATGCTTCGTGGTGCTGAGACGTAGCGGAGTCAATGCCACACAGCTCTCTTTGCATCTGCTCACCATTACTCGTCCTCAGAGTTTCTTTGCCTCTTTATTAAGCTCTTCTTCCTTGTTTAAAGGTCCCTCACTCTCTGGGTTCCCCATCCCATGCTGAAAAGAACAAGTTGTTGTTCTTCCTGCCTGAAGGGAGCAGACACTCCTGCTATTCCACAGCTGTACACTTAGCTGGTTGCGCTCATCGCTACAATGAGAGATGCCAGGCATCCTCCTTCACACCGTTCCTCTTAATGGTCAGGAAGTATTACATGGCAAATGGCACAGATGTTTCTCTGGCAATCCCTAGAGCAAAAGAGGTGGTGTTTTGTCACAAATACCCTCAACAGCTCCTGAGATCTCTGAAGGCACAATGAATAAAGATTTCACTCCTAAGCAAAAAAAGCAAGCCGTGCAGCTCCATTGGCAATAATATAGGTGTCATGCCTACTGAGGTACTCTCACAGCTGTCTCAATTCACATCCAGTATGCTGAAAACACCTGAGGAGAAGCAACAGAaggaggacagaagaaaaaaacaaacaaaacaagacaatatTTTCCTAGATCTGTGGttgcttaattttttgttttgatctGAGAACTTACAATTGAACCTGGATGCTTTCTAACATTCAAAAAgagtattttctctcttctattGCATATAGATTTGCTTCACAATGTACAGGAAGGGAAGGTAAAATGTGAGTTTGCATGAGTGTAAAGGCCTTTGATAGAAAGCAAGAGACAGTTCAGTCAAAGTAATCAGATCTGGGTTTAGCTCAGCGACATCCTTTTTCCAGAAGTATGTTCCGCATTCAAGGTCTCCATGTTAAAACGCCTCTCCCAAATTCGACAGACCACCCCTACTGGACAGGAAGTTTTATTGCAGCAGTGAAATTTAGTTCATGGACATGGATTGCCCCCAGCAGCTGGATCTGGGTGACCTATTGGGGAGAAGACATACCCATCACAGATCACAGCATGCTTAGTCAATCAGTCTTGAAGATGACATATCTGCTGATGATAGGGCATAAACTAGTCATGCATTTTTGAGCTGGTGGCAGCCTTGTTTCCTTCTGAGTTGCTAGCTACCAAATAAAATGCTAACAGGTGCTTCACCGGTGGAGAAAGGGAGACGAGCAAGTGAAAATCGGTTTGGCACCACATTAACATTTTAGAGGGAACAACAGCCACATGTGTAATGCAGACAAGTATTTTAACTATAGGCAGTAGCAGCAGCAAGCCAGTTTAAAGTTGACAAGCGAGAGAGCAGGATTTCAGGAAACGGATGTACAGATGTAAAGTAGGATCCTGAAAACTTCATCCATTTTTAATATCACTGTTGAGGTTTAGTTGTTCAGAGGCCCCTTTCTAGTAGCCTGAGCCTTAGACTATTCAGTTTTGGATTATATACATTATGACATCAACACAGTATTTCTATTAGAAGGATATTTCTGTAACAAGTTTTGCACTTCAGTGATGAGCGTTTTACACCTACATAAGGAAATGAAGCAGTGCTAATTCCTCTCTAGCAAACTAAGACTTCCCTGTCATAGATACAACAAATGCTTGAAACCAACCCTTTCACTGTGTGAAATCAGTGAGCCATACTCCCATAAAcacaatatttgcattttgaaatatcTGAAAGCTTTAAAATTCTATCACTGCTTATCACTCTGCTTTATTCTATACTGAAACAGGACCTACTTTCACTCTTTTAGGCAAATGTGCTTAAAGACAGGACATGGCCAGCAGCATACTGCATAACTCATCATGATATGGTTTAAATATTCCCCAAAGCACGTAGCCAGGTAGCTAACAACACAACAGAATTAGTTTATGGTGTAAGCATGCCAAATTGTATTTTTGctaatttttctgaaatatgttGTGGAAGTTACAGTTTGTATTAATCAGCCTTATATTGACACAGATTTACAAAGATACAAAATTATGCTCTTGGTTGAAACATGGTATTTAGCATACTGACATTGACAGTTTGCCAAGAAAACCACCTTGCACCTctaaattacatattttagaacGCCCTTTAGTTTTCAAAGGTAGATGTGACAAAAGGACTTCTGGAATTTTAGTAACAAAAGTggcatttaaaatatgcatattactgctgtcataaaaatatttcacatgcaaaaaaagaaagacatctcATTAGATCTAAAGCAGCTAAGCACTCAACTTTCATGGAAGTTAACAGGAATTCACAAAAGGTATTTTACAAAAACATCATTAGGCTTAAATTTAGGCATCTGTACCATTACAAATCTGGGCCTTAAACAATGATAGCCAGTGCCCAGATATAATATACTAATCCTTTTAAGCTTTTCTGAGATCTCACCAGGGGCTTGGTCTTGAAAGAGAAGATGCAAATCCCTTGGTTTCATCTATCTCGCCGAGACAGGAATAGCTCTCTATAGATACTTCTCTCCAATGACCGTACAGAGAGACTAGACAACTCACTCGCAGGGACTCAGAATAATTTTCAGTAACTCTTATAAGCACCTGTTACTGCACCAACAATTATAAGCTTATACCTGGAAGAAGTATGACTGGAAAGGCTGATCCTTGTTCTCGTCTTCCACATACAGTCCTCCAACAACGTAGACCTGATTTTGTCTGGTGACTATACTGGAATGATTTCTGGGAATCTGTTCTGCCAGAGCTGCTAGGTAGCACTCATTTTCAAGAGGATCATAAGCTACTGCAGCAGTGTCATTAACCAGAAGAATTAGGTCTTTGACAAACATGCCGTGCCTGGGAAGGTCATTTAGGTAGCCAGGCAATAAATCTTCATCTCCTACGTCGCCATTCACTTCCCCTTTGGCTGACTTTTCTGTACTTTTGCTAGAGTCAGGCAGTTTTCCAGCAAAAGCATCCTTAATaatctttacttttttctgaagGTCTGAGTTGCTTTTAATTATATCATCCTTCTCAACatgttctttgaaatatttttctggcaTAAGACGAAAACGTATGCAGTCAAAAATTTCCCCCAGGCTCTTTACTCTGTTCTCCTTGTCTGTTCGGACCCATTTCATTACTGCTTCAAAAACCAGTTCTTCCTTCTCTACATTTAAGCTGTCAGGTGAAATAACTGAGATAAGTTCATGCGGGGCAAGCTGCATGAAGTCCTCTTCTTTGCAGATCTGCACAAAA from Accipiter gentilis chromosome 1, bAccGen1.1, whole genome shotgun sequence includes these protein-coding regions:
- the KLHL41 gene encoding kelch-like protein 41, whose amino-acid sequence is MDSQRELTEELRLYQSTLLQDGLKELLEEKKFIDCSLKAGDRSLPCHRLILSACSPYFREYFLSEQNEEKKKEVVLDDVDPNILDMIVKYLYSASIDLNDSNVQDIFALASRFQIPSVFTVCVSYLQKRLAVGNCLAILRLGVLLDCPRLAFSARDFVSDHFVQICKEEDFMQLAPHELISVISPDSLNVEKEELVFEAVMKWVRTDKENRVKSLGEIFDCIRFRLMPEKYFKEHVEKDDIIKSNSDLQKKVKIIKDAFAGKLPDSSKSTEKSAKGEVNGDVGDEDLLPGYLNDLPRHGMFVKDLILLVNDTAAVAYDPLENECYLAALAEQIPRNHSSIVTRQNQVYVVGGLYVEDENKDQPFQSYFFQLDSVAGEWVALPPLPSARCLFGLGESDNKIYVIAGKDLRTEESLDSVLCYDPVAMKWGEIKKLPIKVYGHATVSNNGLIYCLGGKTDDKKCTNRLFVYNPKKGDWRDLAPMKVARSMFGTAIHKGKIVIAGGVTEEGLTASVEAFDLTTNKWEIMPEFPQERSSISLVTLSGALYAIGGFAMIQLESKEFAPSEVTDIWKYDDEKKEWIGILKEIRYATGASCLATRLNLFKLSKL